Within Metabacillus sp. KUDC1714, the genomic segment CTATCCGCCCTAAGGGGGAACCACCTTGTTTTAGTTTACTTAAGTCTTATGTATATAGTCTACAGAGGTAACCACTTCAACACATCTTGTATTTTATCATCCCAATACTGCCAATCATGAGCACCTGGTCCAAAATCTGTTGTTAAACAATAGCTCGTTTGTTCACATTTTTCTTTAAACGTTACATTGCTTTCAAATAAAAAATCCTCTGTCCCACAGCATTGATAGATCGCTGGTTTTTGCAATTCTGGAGATTTGTCTCCTTTTTCCAAAAGCCATAAAAGGTCATTCTCTGTATTTTTTATATCCTCATCACCATAAATGAGTTCGAACACATTGTCTAAATGTCCATCTTGTTTGATCCAATTCGCCATATCAACGGCACCAGAAAGACTTGCTGCTGCGGCAAAGTTTTCAGGATGGCGAAGCGCCCATTTTAATGCGCCATAACCTCCCATTGATAAACCAGCAACAAAATTGTCTTCTCTTTTTGCAGATAATGGGAAGAAAGAACGTGCGATATGTGGTAATTCCTCGGTTAGAAATGTCCAATAGCGATTACCATATTTCATATCCGTATAAAAGCTTTGATGAACCTGTGGCATTACAACTGCCAATCCAAGTGGGGCGACGTATCGTTCGATTGAGGTACGACGAGTCCAGATTGTATCATCATCACTAAAACCATGGAGAAGAAAGAGTGTTTTATGCTTATCACCAATTTGCTTATTTTGCATCCCGATTTGTGATGTAGTTTGTTGAGGTAAGATCACTGTCATCGATGTGCTTAATGATAAAACGTCAGAATAAAATTGACATTGAATTAACGCCATTCCCATTTCCCCTTTATGTTCGAAATTATTGAATCTATGATTCTATTTTAATATGTATTGTTTATTTTTGTAAGTGTTTTCATTTAATATACTTCGTTTTGATAGGACTTATTCTGCTATGAATATGTCACTTATGATCTTGTTGCGTTTTTTACTGGCGGTGTCGCGTTTAATGGTAGTTCTTGTTGAAATAAAGCCCCGTTAATTAAATATAATTATTGAAACTTTCTTCACCTTATAATTAAATCAAAAAAGCCACATCCAATTTAAAGATGGACTGTGGCTTTTTAATCTTATTTCGTAAATGCTTCTGTTAACACGGGAACAATTTGTTTTTTACGTGAAACAACACCTTTAAGTGTAGCTTGGTTGTTGTCTAGTTTCACATTGAATGCTTGCTCTACTTTATTCGTTTCGTTACCAATTGCTAAGGCAACTGAATCATTTGTTAAGATATCAGTAACAACGAATAAGAATAAGTCTAATCCTTTGTCAGCAATAACGCTTGATAGTGCTGCTTCTATTTCCGCTTTATGAACAAGTACATCGTTTGTATCAACTGCGTTCACTTGAGCAATTTCTACTTTGCTTGAGCCCATTTGGAATTCTTTTGCATCAAGTGAGATTAATTGCGCAACAGATTTATCGCTTAAATCTGCACCAGCTTTAAGCATATCTAAGCCGTATGTATTCGCATCAACACCAGCAATTTCAGCTAATTCTTTTGCTGCATCTACATCTTCTTGTGTGCAAGTTGGAGATTTGAATAAAAGAGAGTCAGAAATGATCGCAGATAACATTAATCCAGCTGTTTCCTTCTCAATTTGAACACCTTTTTCTTTATACAATTTGTTAAGAATTGTAGCTGTACAACCAACGGGCTCAGCACGGTAGTAAACTGGATCACTTGTTTCAAAGTTAGCGATCCGGTGATGATCGATTACTTCAAGTACACGAACTTCCGTAATATCATCTGCACTTTGTTGACGCTCATTATGATCAACCAAAATAACTTCTTTTGCTTCACCAGCAACCTTTTCAACAAGACGAGGTGCATCTTTTTTGAAGAAATCAAGTGCATATTGTGTTTCACCGTTTACTTCACCTAAGCGAACAGGCTCAGCATTTTGTCCGGTTTTATTTTTCAACTCAGCATACGCAATGGCAGAACAGATTGTATCTGTATCCGGATTTTTATGACCAAAAACAAGTACTTTTTCCATAATTAGCTCCTTTACACAATCAAAATATACTCTATCATAACATAAATTCTACTATTAAATTAACCATCAATTATGAAAAATATCAAATATTATCGAAAATTTGATAGGAATACTTGGCTTAACGATCCTTTAAGCCAGTAAAAGAGTCTGTTATTGTTTATTTAAGGTCTTCAATACTTCTTCCATTTCGTATAGCACTTCACGTATGATCACTTCAGCTGGTTTATCTTCCTTTAATAACCTAGTTGCCTGCCCTGACCATAAAGACATAAAGTTTATCTCATTTTGTACAGCAGCAGCTTTTCGGATATCTGCTGTTAATGTGTTTTGACTAGGAAATGGTAAAGGAGGAATACCTGACTGTTCAAAATGAGTAATAAATTCATTTTTAATACCCCGAGCTGGACGTCCTGAAAAGCTTTTCGTAATGACTGTACTTTCTTCTGTACTTTGATATAAGGCCGCTTTATATAAGTGGTGAATACCAGACTCCTTGCACGTAAGGAATTGTGTTCCCATTTGTATCCCTTGTGCACCTAGAGCCATTGCCGCAAGCATTCCTCTACCATCCATGATACCTCCTGCTGCAACTACTGGTACATTCACATTGTCGACAACTTGAGGGATTAATGAAAATGTTCCGATATTTGCACCATTTGGGTGTTCTTTAATATCAAATGTACTTCTATGGCCACCTGCATCGCTCCCTTGAGCAACAATAATATCCGCTCCTGCCTGTTCAGCGATCTTTGCTTCCCGAACAGTTGTAACCATTGTGATTACCCTTACACCTCTACTTTTAGCTATTTGGACTTTTTCAGGAGAAAGGATGCCAAATGCTGTACTAATAACAGGTACATTTTCTTCCATTAATACTTGAAATTGTTCCTCAAAATCATCTATTGTTTTTACATTGTCCTCATCTACTCGCACTCCTAGCTTTTCTCGAAACGTATTTAGCACAGACTGCACCTCTGTCATTCCTGAAAAGTCATCCTTCATAGATGTACAAAATAAATTAACAGCAAAGGGACGATTTGTCTGTTCTTTTATCATTTTTATTGTTGTTCTTATGCCCACAGGCCTCATATATGCTGCTCCTAATGTACCTAAGGCACCTGTCTCAGATACTTTTGCAACTAACTCAGCTGTTGTTGCCCCACCCGCCATTCCAGCTTGGATAATTGGGTAATCGATTCCAAGGATTTTACATAGGTTTGATTGCTTATTATTTTGCAAATTTTCTCCCTCCTTATATTCAAGAATTCTGCATCAGAAAGTTGTTACCTTCTTTTAATAGTATAAAGATAGGCTGACTCAGGTAGAGTCAGCCTATTTAGTCTATCTATTTGCTACCACACCTACAGATGTTTCAATACTAGAAGAGCTTGTTTCAGGTTCTGCTTCTACCTCAACATAGCCTTCTGGATCAAATTCATCTTCCATTTTAGAAATAACCACTGTAGCTACACCATTGCCAATTAGGTTTGTGATTGCACGTGCTTCTGACATAAAACGATCAACACCTAGAATAAGTGCCATTCCTTCTACTGGTATCATTGGGAATGCTGCTAATGTAGCAGCTAACGTAATAAATCCAGAACCTGTAACACCTGCAGCCCCTTTAGATGTCAGCATTAATACACCTAATAATGTTGCCATCTGCCAGATTGATAGATCGACACCATATGCTTGAGCAATAAACATTGCTGCCATTGAGAGATAGATAGAGGTTCCATCTAAGTTAAATGAGTAGCCTGTTGGTACAACAAGACCTACTACTGACTTTGAACAACCATATCTCTCAAGCTTTTGCATCAGTTTAGGTAGGGCAGATTCAGAGGAAGATGTACCTAACACAAGTAATATTTCTTCTTTAATATATTTAATAAAGCTAAAAACACTAAATTTATAGTATTTCGCAATGCCACCAAGAATAAGGACGATAAACAAAAACATTGTGATATACACCGAGCCCATTAATTTACCTAATGAAACGAGAGAGCCTATTCCGAAGTTACCTATTGTGTATGCCATTGCCCCAAATGCAGCAATTGGTGATATTTTCATAATCATGTTTACAATTGAGAAGAAAATCTCAGTTAATTTTTCAAATAAAGAGATGACAGGTGCAGCTTTCTCACCAACTGAAGCTGTTGCTAGTCCGAATAATACGGCAAAGAATAAGATTGGCAGCAATTCTCCACCTGCTAAAGCTGCAACCGCATTTTCAGGAACGATTCCCATCAAAAAGTCCATAAACCCATGACTTGATTCTTCAGCTTGTTTCGTAAATTCAGAAACATCTGCCCCTTCTGCCCCACTTGTATTAAATCCATTACCTGGTTGAAGAATCGAAACGATTAATATTCCAATCGCTAATGCAAAGGTAGTCACGACTTCAAAATAAAGTAATGCCTTACCTCCAATTCTACCAACCTTTTTTAAATCTCCCATACTACCAATTCCAATGACAATAGTGAAGAAGATAATTGGTGCAATAACCATCTTAATTAACTTAATAAAGATGTCAGCCAACACCTTTAGCTGTGCTCCAAACTCTGGAAAAATAAATCCGATCGTAATACCGAGAAGAATACCGATGACCACTTGGACAGTTAAATTTTTGAAATTTATTTTCATTAACCATTCACCCCTTTTGTTAACGCTTTCAAATACTCCCTTTATGTTAACTGATAATTTAGAAAGTTTATATTTATGGTGATAATGGTCTTTTTGTTCTTTTTGGTCTTTTTATAAGTTATTTTCGCAAACTATGTTGCTATTTACCAAGTAATTCGGTGTGGTTGATTTCCTCTCCAGTTGCTCGCTTTCGCTATATATATAATCACTCAATGATTTTTTCCGAAACCTTAATAAAGTTTTTACAAAAACTTTACTTGACATCTCGCTGACACATTCAGCATATAAACTAGCAATTGTTGAGGCAATCAATTAGCCAACGTACATCCTAACAAAAAGAAGTTTATAGAGAAGGAGGAGAGATAATGCCAATTCAGACCTCATTTAATCCGAAAGGTCGTAATGAGTTTAAGCACGCTATTTCAGTAGCGGAATATCGCGTGTTACGTAGTAAACTTCTGCACTTTATGAGAAGAGATTCAAACGCAGGAGCAAATGGCAAATATTTAATTCGTTCAACTTACTTTGATAATTTTGATAATAAAATTTTGAACGAAAAAAAAGAAGGTTATTTAAATCGCGATAAATACCGTGTTCGTATATATGGGAAGAACGATGCGGTGGTTAATCTTGAACGCAAAAGTAAGCGGAATAATTTAACATTCAAATCAAAATGTAAAATGACGCGTGAGGAATTTGAAAAAATGCGCATTGGTGACATTCATTGGATGGAAAAAGACGAGAGAGCCCTTATGCGTGATTTATTATTTGAAATTCAAAATCACCAAATCAAACCGAAAACAGTGGTTGATTATGAACGTGAAGCCTTTATGTACCCCTATGGTAATGTTCGTGTCACTTTCGATATAAAGGTGCAATCCAGCTTACAAAACACAGATATGTTCAATAAACATTTACCGATGATAGATGTGTTAGAACCAAATTTAGTCATCTTAGAAGTTAAATATGATGAATACCTGCCAGATGTTATTAAATATTTACTTCAGCTAACAGACACAAGGCAAGAAGCGTATTCAAAATATCAGTTAAGTCGCATGTATGGATAATGGATAAAAACATAATAGGAGAGTAAAAAATGAATACTACTAATTTTTCAGATATTTTCAAATCAAGCTTTTTAGAAACAACCTCTTCATTTTCATTAATTGATTCACTACTTGGACTAGGTGTAGCGTTTTTAGTCGGGCTGTGTATTTATGCAGTATATAAGAAAACATTTAACGGTGTTATTTACTCACATTCGTTCAATATTTCATTAATTATTATGACAATGGCAACAGCTCTAGTCATTATGGGAATTAGTCAAAACGTATTA encodes:
- a CDS encoding polyphosphate polymerase domain-containing protein, which produces MPIQTSFNPKGRNEFKHAISVAEYRVLRSKLLHFMRRDSNAGANGKYLIRSTYFDNFDNKILNEKKEGYLNRDKYRVRIYGKNDAVVNLERKSKRNNLTFKSKCKMTREEFEKMRIGDIHWMEKDERALMRDLLFEIQNHQIKPKTVVDYEREAFMYPYGNVRVTFDIKVQSSLQNTDMFNKHLPMIDVLEPNLVILEVKYDEYLPDVIKYLLQLTDTRQEAYSKYQLSRMYG
- a CDS encoding NAD(P)H-dependent flavin oxidoreductase, translated to MQNNKQSNLCKILGIDYPIIQAGMAGGATTAELVAKVSETGALGTLGAAYMRPVGIRTTIKMIKEQTNRPFAVNLFCTSMKDDFSGMTEVQSVLNTFREKLGVRVDEDNVKTIDDFEEQFQVLMEENVPVISTAFGILSPEKVQIAKSRGVRVITMVTTVREAKIAEQAGADIIVAQGSDAGGHRSTFDIKEHPNGANIGTFSLIPQVVDNVNVPVVAAGGIMDGRGMLAAMALGAQGIQMGTQFLTCKESGIHHLYKAALYQSTEESTVITKSFSGRPARGIKNEFITHFEQSGIPPLPFPSQNTLTADIRKAAAVQNEINFMSLWSGQATRLLKEDKPAEVIIREVLYEMEEVLKTLNKQ
- a CDS encoding alpha/beta hydrolase, translating into MALIQCQFYSDVLSLSTSMTVILPQQTTSQIGMQNKQIGDKHKTLFLLHGFSDDDTIWTRRTSIERYVAPLGLAVVMPQVHQSFYTDMKYGNRYWTFLTEELPHIARSFFPLSAKREDNFVAGLSMGGYGALKWALRHPENFAAAASLSGAVDMANWIKQDGHLDNVFELIYGDEDIKNTENDLLWLLEKGDKSPELQKPAIYQCCGTEDFLFESNVTFKEKCEQTSYCLTTDFGPGAHDWQYWDDKIQDVLKWLPL
- a CDS encoding dicarboxylate/amino acid:cation symporter, whose protein sequence is MKINFKNLTVQVVIGILLGITIGFIFPEFGAQLKVLADIFIKLIKMVIAPIIFFTIVIGIGSMGDLKKVGRIGGKALLYFEVVTTFALAIGILIVSILQPGNGFNTSGAEGADVSEFTKQAEESSHGFMDFLMGIVPENAVAALAGGELLPILFFAVLFGLATASVGEKAAPVISLFEKLTEIFFSIVNMIMKISPIAAFGAMAYTIGNFGIGSLVSLGKLMGSVYITMFLFIVLILGGIAKYYKFSVFSFIKYIKEEILLVLGTSSSESALPKLMQKLERYGCSKSVVGLVVPTGYSFNLDGTSIYLSMAAMFIAQAYGVDLSIWQMATLLGVLMLTSKGAAGVTGSGFITLAATLAAFPMIPVEGMALILGVDRFMSEARAITNLIGNGVATVVISKMEDEFDPEGYVEVEAEPETSSSSIETSVGVVANR
- a CDS encoding manganese-dependent inorganic pyrophosphatase produces the protein MEKVLVFGHKNPDTDTICSAIAYAELKNKTGQNAEPVRLGEVNGETQYALDFFKKDAPRLVEKVAGEAKEVILVDHNERQQSADDITEVRVLEVIDHHRIANFETSDPVYYRAEPVGCTATILNKLYKEKGVQIEKETAGLMLSAIISDSLLFKSPTCTQEDVDAAKELAEIAGVDANTYGLDMLKAGADLSDKSVAQLISLDAKEFQMGSSKVEIAQVNAVDTNDVLVHKAEIEAALSSVIADKGLDLFLFVVTDILTNDSVALAIGNETNKVEQAFNVKLDNNQATLKGVVSRKKQIVPVLTEAFTK